The proteins below are encoded in one region of Deinococcus fonticola:
- a CDS encoding MarR family winged helix-turn-helix transcriptional regulator, producing the protein MNAALRELHRHGFTDLRHHHFLHVSRWLSPAGRRPSELAEDAGISRQAMSDLLTELEGLGYVKRIPDPSDARARLIIPAERGYAADAILQAFWQSRELQLREQYGDARVYDVSEIILAYQEAVK; encoded by the coding sequence GTGAACGCTGCCCTACGAGAGTTACATCGTCACGGCTTCACCGATCTTCGCCATCATCACTTCTTGCATGTCAGCCGCTGGCTGAGTCCAGCAGGAAGGCGACCCTCCGAACTGGCAGAGGACGCAGGAATCTCCCGCCAGGCCATGTCTGATCTCCTGACAGAGCTGGAAGGACTTGGTTACGTAAAACGCATTCCCGACCCTAGTGATGCCAGAGCACGCCTGATCATCCCCGCTGAACGCGGGTATGCCGCTGATGCCATCCTGCAAGCCTTCTGGCAGTCCAGGGAACTTCAACTCCGCGAGCAATACGGTGACGCCCGTGTCTACGACGTGAGCGAAATCATCCTCGCCTACCAGGAGGCCGTGAAATGA